The Gossypium hirsutum isolate 1008001.06 chromosome D06, Gossypium_hirsutum_v2.1, whole genome shotgun sequence genome contains the following window.
acaaaaatcacttcacaaaacaaccaaataccacaatcaaagcttcaaacacatagttatcataaaaaacattcaatattcaacaatggaaacttctaaaatttttaacagattcaaaaacgaaggtacgggctagctagacctagttgtaatgatctcaaaaatataaaaattacaagaaatatgtattaatttcacttacatgcaatggaCACAACCAAAACCGAAGCTTCTTCTCCCTAGCcatggttttcaaaaaattaaagaagaaatgaagatgaaaatgttttattctttctttaattttgttttaattttcattaaaatacaaaattgccATTTGacatattattttatcattttcaatcAAATTGTCGTCCAACCATATTAGCTAGGGCCTAATTGCTACTTAAGTCCTTCCTTATTTAGTAATTGAGCTATTGATCACCTAAATGCAATAATTACtatattttgcatatttttcaatttaatcctttttccttaattagctatctaaacgataaaatttcttaaccaaaaattaatatggctctaatgactccataaatattctataCATAATTTTTTCAAGTTGACACAACGaaaatttgtagtcccgaaaccactgttccgtcaccactaaaaaaataggctattacatttTCAATGTCCTAATCCTTGATTTAAAAGTAGGTTTAGCCTTTAGCATTGCATGAGGTAAAGCTTTTTCCATTATTCTTTCCAATTCAAGTAAATAACCAACTTTGGATCTCGTATCTGCATTAAaagttccaacattgtgcaagtctACCATACTTGAAATCAACACATCTTCCGAAACCaatttccttttggttcctctagattttttggaagaaattgcaattGATTGTGAAAAAtcttaacatattttttaaaaaaaatttcaattaatgcaagtctagtacaatacaaaaatacCATAAACACAACATccaagataaataaaataacatcaagACTTTCAAACATCACTTTTGGCCCCCATTAATTTATAGATGCTTGTCATTCATTGAACAATTGATttgctagttccatcctccaattTTCCCATGCATTAATTGGATGAATATTGATTATATTAGGTTCGTCATCCTCTGTCACATTTAATGTGAGTCGAAACCActaaaaataattcctacaattaaaataactctaaatagtaaTAAAGAGGGGTGGTACAATCAAGTACATATGAGTTAGTATTATAATCAACTTTCGCGTTTTAACTTGTGATCAGAATTTCTATCGTGTTGATAACCGTGGTAATAGTTGTGCCCATGACTCCAAACGAACCtgctaaaaataaacaaataaattaggaaagttttaaaatgtttagaaattaaataattgaaacaacataaataaataattaaataaattgaaaataaaattaaattgagaaataaatttagattttgtaAACAGAGATAATAAGCCTTACCACAGACTCGACAAATTTCGAATTTTGAATCAATCctcgaaaattaattttctccttcaaacaataagctggttatagcagttaagaacgtTCTAACCGCTAATTAATCTTGTAGCTGGTCCTGATATGACCTGCATACCAACTCTTATCAattatctaaccgagatacacgCGTTCCCGATTCAAGATTTTGGCAGCCTTGcattctgaagaacccaactcggaTTAACGGGCTCAACTGTACGAGTCATTTAAACTTGATCACTTCTCCCTTGATTTGTTCTCAGAGATCTGAATAGAACACGTCCAACTCATTTCTCCAACTATCCgcaaacacgactccaacccaacgcgctttttgaattgaaatcgagTCAATCCCGAtacttaagaaaaataataaaatatcgatTGGAAGAATTTTTAGTACGGATACATATCTCACGACTCTTGACCGAAAAGAATACCGACCTTAAGCTAAGTTTGTATTTAGTGAAACATAGATTTAATCATGCTCTGGTTGGCTATGGAGTAGATTTAAATGAAAATGGTGGAAGTTGGGAAAAGAAGGAACTTGGaaaacaattaatcaaattttgCAAAAACAAGGAAATAGAAATGAGGTGACAGTAGACACATAGAATTTGGAAGAGAATTTAATTCCAAGTAAAATCAAGTGTATTTTTAATCTACCACAATGACACTCTTTATATACATatgatttactaaatttggcCTAACTACCCActacacaaaattaaaattaaataaaaataaaattagattttcttctaattttagtttttacaaagtcaaaagaaaTCTAATAAATCCTTAACTATTTCCAAGGTCCTGATTCACCCCACTTTATTAACTATGCttcaaattagtcattttctACTCGTTTTTGACTTATAGCATCCCAAATGCATTCCTGACagtattaaaacataaaataactaatttagcaagaatcaattaaaaaattagtcAATTTAAACACAACAGATCATGCAAATTTAACATGTTATCAACATTACTATTTAAACCTTCTCTTAGCGTcgcttcaataggatcaagactcatttcagttcaaataaaattatgaagCAAGCAACAAGCAATAATGATTCGATTGTGCACCATCACAGGAAAAAATAATGGACTCCTAAATATatcccatctaagttttaataaaccaaaatatttttcaataacatTGCATGCTGATGCATATTTCATATTTAGAGTATTTGGTTGGTGACCTTGATGCCATTCATTCAAATAATATCtgtcctctaaaaggtgcaagaaatccctcacaatttgtatAACAAATATCAACTAATTAATAACGACCTATATTAAGAAAACACTATTTATCAATTTCTTGTTTTTAATATTAGTAtgatctaaaaaaataattatacttCCTCCATGTCTATACTTTACCATGAGGAATttttagtccatgtctcctaATCATGACATCTCGAAGATCTCATCCATTAACATCAGAACCTTCTCAACCAAGAAGAACATATATCTTCAAATCATAGTATAAATCAATCTCAAAACAAAATGTGATGCATATATCTTCAAAGCACACAATGCAAAGCTAAAAAGAATAACTATAATGAGAAAGGGAAATGCTTAGAAAGCCTTCaaagttgatatatatatatgagatggaGAGTAGGTTAAAGAGTTAAATGCAAATAAGACATTACCAGAATTATATTCTATCCAATAATTGAAGCGGAGTGTATTGAAGGATGTTTTATTAGATGGGAATATCAAAGTAGGCTTTCTTATTTCTTCTAAGGGAGCTTATAATCTTAGAACCACGGAAGAATGATTGAAACGACAATAGGTAATTATTTTGGTAACTTGAAGTGCTGCTGGttttatgttttggtaatgtAATTTTTTATGGTAGAGTTAACAATCTTACCAGTATCATATTAGAGAGAATTAAGTTAAAAGTCTCATAGTTCTTCAATACTAATCTCAGTaacagtaaaaaaaatcaaataatttaattgcaaAAAAACTTACAGTGACTCAGGTTATGGGTGGAGCAAGCAAGCCAAGGGACTAAGGGAGTAGTGCTAGTGGCCAGACGCGAAGCAAGCAAGGGAGGTTGGGATGAgaggtgaaaataaaaatacaatttcaataataaaaaaagaagaggaaaaagtaAAGCAATACGTTTGAAGAAGTAAAACAACATGCCATAACATAACGAATAAGAAACACATAAATAACATAACCTAACAAAGAAGAAAAAGctaaataggaatatttcatgATGTGTAATAGGAGATGACTAGCACTTCGAATTTAAAGGAATTTATGTTATTTGGTTTCATAGTTTAGGGATTCATCAACTGACAGTTGGTCTAGATCATTGGTCCAGATACAACTTAACGAATGAGTTTCTATTTGGTTTCAATGATTTTTAACTTGTCTTCATTGTCTTGCTCTGCTTAGCTTTGTTACGGAAAAAAGGTTGAATTTAACTAGAAACTCATGGTGTCAGGGTTGATTCCAAGAAATCCACTAATTACTTCTTCAACTATGTTTGTAGGTACCACTGAAAACACATGAAAAGAAGTCTATCTTAAAGTTTTTCTCAACAATGAAAGTTAaaaaggaacaagaatcaaacatGGGACAAAGTGTGTGCGATGAATATGTCAAAAAAAATTTGCTGAATAACTTAAAGGAGGAACCTAAAAGCACAGATGATAGACTTGCATCCTTAACAGATAAAACCGTTCACCTCTTTTAGTAAGCAATTCACCATTCACTTTAGCATACTTTAAATGACAACAAAATCAGTCACTCGCAAAATAAAACTAATCAAATGCATTGCAAATAACTTCAATTAACACCAAGTGCTTTCTTTTACACAACAAATCAATAAGAACAACAGAAGAACACATGCAACCCCAAATCCCTCTTAAAAACGCTTCTTTTCCTTTGATTAATTAATGCTTTtcacaatttaaaccaaaataaaacaactTCCAATTTCCTGTTAGAACAAACCAACAAAGTCTATATACTTAATCatgaagtaaagaaaaaaaaagaaatcacccactaataaaaaacataaaggtcttttttttaaatggtgCAATATAAAACCAAAAGAGCTAAAAACTCAGTAAATGAATGATATTAAGTTATTAACATACAAGGAAAATGATCATAGTTTATATGAAGAAAAAATACCTGAAACTAGGTTAAAACTTCTGGGTCTGTTacagaaaacaaagaaagaaaggagaaccTTTGTAAATTTTTACTTAGAGAGAGAAAAACAGAAGCAGCTCTCTTCTTGCCTTTCTCTATGGCATGCTCGAGAAGAATTTGGGGCTAGTGGCCGAAGGCGAAGCAAGCAATAAAGGCTGAGTGAGAAGGACTGTCGGGTTGAGTGAGGAAGGTTTTAGAACGGAGAAAAACAAAGGTGACTCTCTTCTTGCCTTTCTATATGGCATGCCCGAGAAGAGTTTAGGGCTAGTGGCCGGAGGTGAAGCAAGCAATGGAGGCTGGATGAGAAGAGTTGTCGGGTTGAGTGAAGAAGGTTTCAAAATgataaaaggtaaaattgaaaCTTTTGAGGCTAATTTCTTATTCCACACGTCCTAAATCACCCATTCAGTGGGGAGGGCAGGGAATAACTATGCTTTCTCTTCCCTGAGTAAGCCCATATTCAACACGGGCTGACAATTGCGATAAACCAAACAGTAGTGCGGTGGTGAGCCCATTGAATTGGGCTATAATATATTCATACTCCTCCAACCAAACATGCTCTTAAAGTAAAGAACAGTAACCAACGACCAACAGTTGAGTAATTCATGTTAAAAAAGGGAAATCCCAAAGCAGAGCAGAGCCGTTGGATAAATAGTAAGTGGTCGAAATAATCAAATCGCAGAAAATATCGGAAAAGAAGCCAAATCAACCAAAACTCACCATTGTTTAAACATTCCAAAACATTAACTGAAAAAGTGACTGAAAAACTTGGAAGCGATTTTCTTTTTTGGTGAAAGAATAGGAATTTGTATAAGCAAGCCGGGCGGTGCGACGAGCAGAGCCGTCGCACAGAGGCTCAGGCATCCCGCAGCACAACCTGATAGTACTTCTACATCATCAACTCTCTACGATAAGTCATCGTCTACCAAGATGAAGGGGATTTTCAAATCCAAGCCGCGAACTCCCGTCGATATCGTGCGCCAAACGCGTGATCTCCTCAGCTTCGCCGCCCGCTCCTCCGAAAGTCGTGAATCCAAGCGGGAAGAGAAAGTTCGTTACTGAAAACACCTTTTACACATAGCATCTTAATTGTTTCGACTTGGTTTTATTGCTattcgatttcttttctttgttgatCTGGATCGCCCCCTTTGGATTTTGATGACGGCAGCATGTGATATAGTTACTATTGGAAtcgaatatgtatgattttgttgTGCCTGAGCAGTTATTGGATTTGCCGAAATTAACATAGGTTCGGTGTCTAATCcttatattttaacttaatctTGACGCAGATGGCAGAATTGTTTAAGAATTTAAGGGAGTTGAAATCTATTCTTTATGGGAATAGTGAATCTGAGCCAGTCTCAGAAGCTTGTGCACAACTGACTCAAGAGTTCTTCAGAGAGAACACGCTGCGGCTCTTGATCACTTGCCTTCCTAAATTGAACTTAGAGGTAACTGATTGACTATAAAGTTAAGATGACTTAACTTACTCAACAATGTTTACGTGAGGAATTTCCTTGGCAAGAGTTGTTGTTGTCCCTGTTGTTGCTTCTATGATTATTTGACAAGTGGCTTCCTTTGCAGGCAAGGAAAGATGCCACTCAAGTTGTTGCCAATTTGCAAAGGCAACAAGTGAATTCGCGGTTGATTGCTTCTGATTACTTGGAAGCGAACTTAGATCTTTTAGATATTTTAATAGCAGGGTAAGTGGAAATCTTAAAAGGTTTATTACTTTCCTTTTTATAGGTTGGTTTTCAATGTAACTTCAATGGTTCGTTGGATCTTTGTCTTTGTGTTATCAAGTCTTGACAACTTAATGCTAGAGCTAAGATGATAAGTTACTGATAGTTTTCAGCTTTTTGTTTGGTTCTTTTGATTAAGCAAAAGAGATTATGACGGCACTTCCATTACTGGGTTCTTCTTATTGATGGACTCACTTCTGTACCAAACATTTGCCATGTTTATATTGGAGCTATAATCCTAAGATGATATCTGGTTTATGCAATATTTTGGTTATGCTGTCAAATTGAGGTTTATTTTGTATCCATCATTTGATCACTGTCTTCTGATTTTTAAATGCTGTTTACTCAGTTATGAAAACACAGACATGGCTTTACATTATGGTGCAATGTTGAGAGAATGCATACGGCATCAGACTGTTGCAAGGTGAGAAAATTCAACCTAGTCAACTTATGCCTTCATGACTTGGCATCTCTTCTcttaagtaaatataaatgaatacCCCGATTCTTTTTCTAATTCCTCTTTCTAATCAGCAGTGTTTCCATCATGGTTGCGTTCAAGCAGCAATCTTCTCCAATATTTACCTTTGAAATGTTtcctttttataatatgtattcTTTTTACATTTGAAAGAGAGCCTTAACTCCTAAAGTTTGCAAAGAAAGGTTTCAAATTAATTGAAGATTTTTTGGATATATTGTTAGCTCTATGTGTCCTGTTTTGTTTGATTTACAGGTATGTTTTGGAGTCACAGCACATGAAGAAGTTTTTTGACTATATACAACTTCCAAAGTTTGACATTGCTGCTGATGCTGCTGCAACTTTTAAGGTTGTGTACTGCTGATCTAAGTACTATAATGATCTTGTTTCCTCCCATTTTCTGTCTGCTTCTTACTATTGCACTTTTGATTCTGCATTTGTCATTGGAATCTAGTCTCAGAACAACCTGTTGTTTGTTGTATTTTTTAAAGTAGGTAAGGTTTGCTTTTCAATTTTATGTTGATTGATGAAATGAAGATGCTTTTCAATTTCAGTTTTTCAAACAAGGTTGTTGTTTGATGTTGAGTCATCTTCTCATGAACTTCCTCATCTTCCTCCATTCTTTTTTTAAGGGTTTTGAATTGTGCATCTGACTTCTGATGTTCTGTAATATCTTGTTTTCTTATAGGAGCTCTTGACAAGGCATAAGTCCACTGTAGCTGAATTTCTTTCCAAGAACTATGACTGGGTAAGTGTTGCTCCTCCATTACTTCCATCTTTTAAATTGTGGTGTTTTGATGCTAAATACGAGCAGGGTACTAGGAAAATCTTTTCAGTTCACTATTATTTTTAGTACTTTTTTCACTCTCCATTATTATCAGCTTGAAAATTGCTTCAATTGGAATTACtttatttgctctttcatttttGATTAGATATTTTATTCACACGGTTGTTGATTGTAATGGTGCTAGAAGTAGCTACATTAAGATCCCATTGAGTTCTTCATATATAAATGTTAATGTTGAAAGTTTTCATTAGTTAGAGCTCAATGAAACAAATTGTATTTGTTGTTTCAGTTTTTTGCGGAATATAACTCAAAGTTGCTGGAATCAAGCAACTACATTACGAGACGACAAGCTATCAAGGTATGACACTTCCTAAAAACAGTGACTATTTTAGTGATTCTTTTTCAATCGAAACAAAAACATGTGCTTTTAAACATATGCTTGAATTCATATAAGTTTTTTTAAGGGTTCATTTGCTGATTTCAAACTAGAAATAGGATGTTTGAGAAGTGTAAGGAGTGTAAAGATTGTCTTACCATTCGGGGATCCGAAACATCTATAGTTAGTTATGGGTATCCAAAAGTGTTGGTTAAGATTTGACAACTCAATCCAATTGAATTTCCTCTTTTAAATGCCAAAATCATAGCAGTATGAAGGCCCTGTTATTTTTTGAGTTATGTGTCGGTGCAAATTGCTGTTCCAGTTTTAGTTGCTAGGGAGGCCTTTTCTATTATTCTTAATGCTTTCTCTTCTTAATGTTATAGTTGTTGGGAGATATTTTGTTGGACCGCTCAAATGCAGCTGTCATGACCAGATATGTGAGCTCAAAGGATAACTTAAGGATTCTTATGAATCTTCTAAGGGTACCACACTTCCTTCTGTTTCTTGCTTTCATGTTTTGTTTATCCCACATCATTTtggaatgataaaattttgagagTTTCGATTGCTTATTGTTATTTTATCTGGGTAATAAACTCTACCAGACTTGGTCTATTGCGCATCTTACGTGAAGCTTTAAAAATGAAATAACCCTCAAACGAGTTGCTAATGACTAATATACAAAATGTCTGGCATAAACTAGCAAAATTTTGTTCTTCGTGTAGTTAATGTTCAAGTATAATACTAGCCTGTAGCTATGAATATGATCATCCCGGTAGCTGCAATTACCAAGATTTTCAATGCTCAAGTATTAAAGACCTTTGTTACTCGGACTCGGGAGTATGTTCATGTGGGTATGCATCCGACATGTTATGGTTAGAAACCTTTTTCTATATATTTGGAGGATCTTTAGAGGTCTTATCTCCATAACCATGC
Protein-coding sequences here:
- the LOC107910086 gene encoding putative MO25-like protein At5g47540 isoform X1, translated to MKGIFKSKPRTPVDIVRQTRDLLSFAARSSESRESKREEKMAELFKNLRELKSILYGNSESEPVSEACAQLTQEFFRENTLRLLITCLPKLNLEARKDATQVVANLQRQQVNSRLIASDYLEANLDLLDILIAGYENTDMALHYGAMLRECIRHQTVARYVLESQHMKKFFDYIQLPKFDIAADAAATFKELLTRHKSTVAEFLSKNYDWFFAEYNSKLLESSNYITRRQAIKLLGDILLDRSNAAVMTRYVSSKDNLRILMNLLRESSKSIQIEAFHVFKLFAAKQNKPPDIVSILVANKSKLLRLFADFKTNKEDEQFEADKAQVVREIAALELRDGP
- the LOC107910086 gene encoding putative MO25-like protein At5g47540 isoform X2, with protein sequence MTAACDIVTIGIEYMAELFKNLRELKSILYGNSESEPVSEACAQLTQEFFRENTLRLLITCLPKLNLEARKDATQVVANLQRQQVNSRLIASDYLEANLDLLDILIAGYENTDMALHYGAMLRECIRHQTVARYVLESQHMKKFFDYIQLPKFDIAADAAATFKELLTRHKSTVAEFLSKNYDWFFAEYNSKLLESSNYITRRQAIKLLGDILLDRSNAAVMTRYVSSKDNLRILMNLLRESSKSIQIEAFHVFKLFAAKQNKPPDIVSILVANKSKLLRLFADFKTNKEDEQFEADKAQVVREIAALELRDGP